From Anopheles arabiensis isolate DONGOLA chromosome 3, AaraD3, whole genome shotgun sequence, a single genomic window includes:
- the LOC120904464 gene encoding microfibril-associated glycoprotein 4-like: protein MEYTMKEDREAIEQKLSEQKTLSNGLLWAIDQKLSGAISQLTQTIGHNLTTLQTQSNEMLSQQMACANHEQMRREIQTLAPKKDRDQFSASSPFTKMQTSYRACKEEPSKVSGKYLIHPTANDVPFVGYCEQTRFGGGWLVFQHRFNGSVDFYRNWIEYRHGFGSVDGEFWLGLEHLHRVTSTRSHELLIELEDFEGNYIYARYSEFKIGSEAEQYRLKKLGTYTGTANDGLTYHKGMEFTTKDRDNDGHISKNCAEDCRGAWWYNACFNVNLNALYNNTEDAKAIVWYMYKSSYTGLAYTRMMIREV, encoded by the coding sequence ATGGAATACACCATGAAGGAAGATCGAGAGGCTATCGAACAGAAGCTGTCGGAGCAGAAAACTCTTTCCAATGGTTTATTGTGGGCCATCGACCAAAAGCTGTCTGGAGCCATCAGTCAGCTGACCCAAACGATCGGCCACAATCTGACCACACTGCAGACACAGTCGAATGAAATGCTCTCCCAGCAGATGGCCTGCGCCAACCACGAACAGATGCGAAGGGAGATCCAAACGCTAGCTCCAAAGAAGGATCGAGATCAATTCAGCGCCAGTTCACCGTTCACCAAGATGCAAACCTCTTACCGTGCGTGCAAGGAAGAGCCATCGAAAGTATCGGGAAAGTATCTAATTCACCCTACTGCGAACGACGTACCATTCGTAGGATATTGCGAACAGACTCGTTTCGGAGGTGGATGGCTTGTGTTTCAGCATCGGTTTAACGGATCGGTGGACTTTTACCGCAACTGGATTGAGTACCGGCACGGGTTCGGAAGCGTCGATGGAGAGTTTTGGCTTGGGCTGGAGCATTTACATCGCGTGACGTCGACAAGATCGCACGAGCTGTTGATAGAGTTGGAAGATTTCGAAGGAAACTACATTTACGCCCGGTACAGTGAGTTCAAGATTGGCAGTGAGGCGGAACAGTATCGCCTAAAGAAGCTGGGAACTTACACGGGAACGGCAAATGATGGATTGACTTACCACAAGGGTATGGAATTTACAACGAAAGATCGGGACAATGATGGCCATATAAGTAAAAACTGTGCCGAGGATTGCCGAGGAGCGTGGTGGTATAATGCGTGCTTCAACGTAAATCTCAATGCACTTTACAATAATACTGAGGACGCAAAAGCCATAGTTTGGTACATGTACAAATCATCTTACACAGGGTTGGCATACACAAGAATGATGATCCGGGAGGTTTAG
- the LOC120903662 gene encoding fibrinogen-like protein A, with protein sequence MDVNKVFLCFVVVLFSVPKVRGINKNATNSSLTGYDYKIITAKLEYIQGKLIEMESAMKIDREAIEQKLSGAISQLSQTIGHNLTALQTQSNKILYEQAAKANQKRMRKAIQTLASNKDVARFLISSALYARTITFPSCKEEPSKLTGKYIIQPAENDEPFLGYCEQTAFGGGWLVFQHRYDGSVDFYRNWTEYRNGFGSMDGEFWLGLEKLHQITSEREHEMLVELKDFDGNYKYARYSEFEIGSEAEQYSLKKLGSYTGTAGDSLIHHKGMKLSTKDRDNDNSSTTHLAVYCQGAWWYDNICIANVNGLYKNAEDIQATVWYTYKSSFLGMAYTRMLIREI encoded by the coding sequence ATGGACGTTAATAAAGTGTTCTTGTGCTTTGtggtagttttgttttctgtacCAAAAGTGCGTGGTATCAATAAAAATGCCACAAATTCTTCGCTCACCGGGTACGACTACAAAATCATAACGGCGAAGCTGGAATACATTCAGGGCAAGCTAATCGAGATGGAATCTGCCATGAAAATAGATCGAGAGGCTATCGAACAAAAGCTGTCTGGAGCCATCAGTCAGCTAAGCCAAACGATTGGCCACAATTTGACCGCGCTGCAGACACAGTCGAATAAGATTCTGTATGAGCAGGCAGCTAAAGCCAATCAAAAACGCATGCGAAAGGCGATCCAAACGCTAGCATCGAACAAAGATGTAGCTCGATTTCTAATCAGTTCAGCTCTGTACGCTCGAACGATCACATTTCCATCGTGCAAAGAGGAGCCTTCGAAGTTAACGGGCAAGTATATAATACAACCTGCTGAAAACGACGAACCATTCCTGGGTTACTGTGAGCAGACTGCTTTCGGTGGAGGTTGGCTTGTGTTCCAGCATCGCTACGACGGATCGGTGGACTTTTATCGTAACTGGACTGAGTACCGTAACGGGTTCGGAAGCATGGATGGGGAGTTCTGGCTCGGCTTGGAGAAGTTGCATCAGATTACTTCAGAACGAGAGCATGAGATGTTGGTGGAGCTAAAAGATTTCGATGGAAACTACAAGTACGCACGATATAGTGAGTTCGAGATCGGCAGTGAGGCGGAGCAATATTCGTTAAAGAAGCTGGGATCGTATACAGGAACGGCAGGAGACTCATTGATCCACCATAAGGGTATGAAATTGTCTACTAAAGATCGGGACAATGACAACAGTTCAACGACACACCTTGCTGTGTACTGCCAGGGAGCGTGGTGGTACGATAACATTTGCATTGCTAATGTTAATGGACTTTATAAGAATGCTGAAGATATTCAAGCTACGGTATGGTACACCTATAAATCAAGCTTTCTGGGTATGGCATACACGAGAATGTTGATTCGTGAAATTTAA
- the LOC120903664 gene encoding ficolin-2-like, with translation MIVTKVFLCFVVVLFSALKVFGVEENGTKPSFTGFGFEIIMAKLEFLQYKLIEMESAMKEDRETIAQKLCFTSGLNLRSVLFPSCKKNPSKRSGKYFIQPTENDEPFLGYCEQTAFGGGWLVFQHRYDGSVDFYRNWTEYRNGFGSVDGEFWLGLERLNQITSERKHELLVELKDFEGNYKYARYSEFEIGSEAEQYSLKKLGSYTGTAGDSLTYHKGMKFTTKDRDNDESRSMNGAEKYEGAWWYKEFLLSNLNGRYKNAWDFKSMFWYNYKLKSIGLAYSRMLIRET, from the coding sequence ATGATCGTAACTAAAGTGTTCTTGTGCTTTGtggtagttttgttttctgcacTGAAAGTGTTTGGTGTCGaggaaaatggcacaaaaccTTCCTTCACCGGGTTCGGGTTCGAAATAATAATGGCCAAGTTGGAATTCCTTCAGTACAAGCTGATCGAGATGGAATCTGCCATGAAGGAAGATCGAGAGACGATCGCACAGAAGCTGTGTTTTACTTCTGGCCTAAATCTTCggagtgttttgtttccatcgTGCAAGAAGAACCCATCGAAGAGATCGGGCAAGTACTTTATACAGCCTACTGAAAACGACGAACCATTCCTGGGATACTGTGAGCAGACTGCTTTCGGTGGAGGTTGGCTTGTGTTCCAGCATCGTTACGACGGATCGGTGGACTTTTACCGCAATTGGACAGAGTACCGGAACGGTTTTGGAAGCGTCGATGGAGAGTTTTGGCTCGGTTTAGAACGCTTGAATCAGATTACTTCAGAACGAAAGCATGAGCTGCTTGTGGAGCTGAAAGACTTCGAAGGAAACTACAAGTACGCACGGTATAGTGAGTTTGAGATCGGCAGTGAGGCGGAGCAATATTCGTTAAAGAAGCTGGGATCGTATACAGGAACGGCAGGTGACTCATTGACGTACCATAAGGGTATGAAATTTACAACCAAAGATAGGGACAATGATGAAAGTAGAAGTATGAATGGTGCTGAGAAATATGAGGGAGCATGGTGGTACAAGGAATTTCTCCTGTCCAATCTTAATGGACGTTATAAGAATGCTTGGGACTTTAAAAGCATGTTCTGGTACAACTATAAATTAAAATCTATTGGTTTAGCATACTCAAGAATGTTGATTCGGGAAACATAA
- the LOC120904442 gene encoding ficolin-2-like: MVSNFMALHIQSNEMLTVQIANANYERLRKDVEMLLSNQHLAQFMISSGFNLQSVSFRSCKKTPSKRSGKYLMQPTENDEPFIGYCEQTSFGGGWLVFQYRFNGSVDFYRDWVEYRNGFDSVDGEFWLGLEHLHRITRDRKHELLVELKDFEGNYKYARYSEFEIGSEGVHYQLKQLGTYTGAAGDSLTYHKGMTFTTKDKDNDESGSKNCAENYDGAWWYGNCYASNLNGVYMNRTDAKSMNWYDYKLTFMGLAYSRMLIREK, encoded by the coding sequence ATGGTTAGCAATTTCATGGCTTTGCACATTCAGTCGAATGAAATGCTCACAGTGCAGATCGCCAACGCTAATTACGAACGGCTGCGGAAGGATGTTGAAATGCTCCTCTCAAACCAACACCTCGCTCAGTTTATGATCAGTTCAGGCTTTAATCTTCAGAGTGTTTCGTTTAGATCGTGCAAGAAGACCCCATCGAAGAGATCGGGCAAGTACTTAATGCAGCCTACTGAAAACGATGAGCCATTCATAGGATATTGCGAACAGACTAGTTTCGGAGGTGGATGGCTTGTGTTTCAGTATCGGTTTAACGGATCGGTGGATTTTTACCGCGACTGGGTCGAGTATCGAAATGGGTTTGACAGTGTGGATGGAGAATTTTGGCTCGGCTTGGAGCACTTGCATCGCATTACTCGAGACCGAAAACACGAGTTGTTGGTGGAGCTGAAAGACTTCGAAGGAAACTACAAGTACGCACGGTATAGTGAGTTCGAGATCGGCAGTGAGGGAGTACATTATCAGTTAAAGCAGCTGGGAACGTACACAGGAGCGGCAGGAGACTCATTGACGTACCATAAGGGTATGACGTTTACAACCAAAGATAAAGACAATGATGAAAGTGGAAGCAAAAACTGTGCTGAGAATTATGATGGGGCATGGTGGTATGGAAATTGTTATGCTTCAAATCTAAATGGTGTTTATATGAATAGAACTGATGCAAAATCTATGAACTGGTATGACTACAAATTAACCTTTATGGGTTTAGCGTACTCAAGAATGTTGATTCGCGAAAAGTAA